The following are from one region of the Vicinamibacterales bacterium genome:
- a CDS encoding DUF5615 family PIN-like protein yields MGTLASELGPFVEHVADQPRVYADANLPIGVVAFMREKLGWDVFFVMEHDDLRRARDIEHFRLARQLGRTLVTLDRDYLDDRVFPAEEGAGVIVFCVPDERWLRKLLTRMDRDLFRSSDARPLPLERRKVEWHIDAQPRS; encoded by the coding sequence ATGGGTACCCTCGCGTCCGAGCTCGGCCCGTTCGTCGAACACGTCGCCGATCAGCCTCGCGTGTACGCCGACGCCAATCTTCCCATCGGCGTCGTCGCCTTCATGCGCGAGAAGCTCGGATGGGACGTGTTCTTCGTCATGGAGCACGACGATCTGCGGCGCGCCCGCGACATCGAGCACTTCCGCCTGGCGCGGCAGCTCGGGCGCACGCTCGTGACGCTCGATCGCGACTATCTCGACGATCGGGTCTTTCCCGCCGAGGAAGGGGCCGGGGTGATCGTGTTCTGCGTCCCCGACGAGCGCTGGCTGCGCAAGCTGCTCACCCGGATGGATCGCGATCTGTTCCGCTCGTCGGACGCGCGGCCGCTCCCGCTCGAGCGGCGCAAAGTGGAATGGCACATCGACGCGCAGCCCCGGAGTTGA
- a CDS encoding S8 family peptidase: MLRQLAVLSALLAALVQAPAVSASAPADVAPRLDRELRDRARAAGSSRVILRLDPRVSPAATDLAIRRLRGLSGRRLLSVGGQVAYVPNAALPALARLPGVQSVSLDRRIYGTLERTGAAVGATWVREQLGVDGTGIGIAIIDSGVANWHDDLGSRRVARFADFVNFQPAAYDDYGHGTHVAGIIAGDGHDSEGRRRGVAPGATLLVEKVLDANGQGYISNVIAAIDYAIANRDTLGIRVINLSVAAGVYESYATDPLTLAAKRAVDAGIVVVSAAGNLGRSAEGSAQPGGVGAPANAPWVIAVGASSHNGTIGRSDDMVAAFSSRGPTAIDLQAKPDLVAPGVGIESIAEPGSTLWNTKPAMRLWGTVPTAAQPYLSLSGTSMAAPVVSATIALMLQANPALTPEHVKAILQVTAEPHAEYDAMTQGAGFLDARAAVEMAQAVASGAAVPRYAAPAVPAEAVDRVAADRMVWSAAEAPADVLWRAPAGRRPRVLPEEEPR, encoded by the coding sequence ATGCTCCGACAGCTCGCCGTTCTCAGCGCCCTGTTAGCCGCGCTCGTGCAGGCGCCGGCCGTGTCGGCCTCTGCGCCCGCCGACGTCGCGCCGCGCCTCGATCGCGAGCTGCGCGACCGCGCCCGCGCCGCCGGCAGCTCGCGCGTCATCCTCCGCCTCGATCCGCGCGTCTCCCCCGCCGCCACCGACCTCGCGATTCGCCGGCTTCGCGGGCTGTCGGGACGCCGCCTGCTCTCTGTCGGCGGCCAGGTGGCGTACGTCCCCAACGCCGCGCTGCCGGCCCTGGCACGCCTCCCCGGTGTGCAGAGCGTCAGCCTCGATCGCCGCATCTACGGCACGCTCGAGCGCACCGGCGCGGCCGTCGGCGCCACGTGGGTACGCGAGCAGCTCGGTGTCGACGGCACCGGGATCGGCATCGCCATCATCGACTCCGGCGTCGCCAACTGGCACGACGATCTCGGCAGCCGCCGGGTCGCGCGCTTCGCCGATTTCGTGAATTTCCAGCCCGCCGCCTACGACGACTACGGCCACGGCACCCACGTCGCCGGGATCATCGCCGGCGACGGCCACGACTCCGAAGGGCGGCGCCGCGGCGTCGCCCCCGGCGCGACGCTGCTGGTCGAGAAAGTGCTCGACGCCAACGGCCAGGGCTACATCAGCAACGTCATCGCCGCCATCGATTACGCCATCGCGAACCGGGACACGCTCGGCATCCGCGTCATCAACCTCTCGGTCGCGGCCGGCGTGTACGAGTCATACGCCACCGACCCGCTCACCCTCGCGGCGAAACGCGCCGTCGACGCCGGGATCGTCGTCGTCTCGGCGGCGGGAAATCTCGGCCGCTCCGCCGAGGGCAGCGCGCAGCCCGGCGGCGTCGGCGCGCCGGCGAACGCGCCGTGGGTGATCGCCGTCGGGGCCTCGAGCCACAACGGCACCATCGGCCGGTCGGACGACATGGTCGCGGCGTTCAGCTCGCGCGGCCCGACGGCGATCGACCTGCAGGCGAAGCCGGACCTGGTCGCCCCTGGCGTCGGCATCGAATCGATCGCGGAGCCGGGCAGCACGCTGTGGAACACGAAGCCGGCGATGCGGCTCTGGGGGACGGTGCCCACGGCGGCGCAGCCCTACCTGTCGCTGAGCGGCACCAGCATGGCGGCGCCGGTGGTCAGCGCGACGATCGCGCTGATGCTGCAGGCCAATCCGGCGCTGACGCCGGAGCACGTCAAGGCGATCCTGCAGGTCACCGCCGAACCGCACGCCGAGTACGACGCGATGACGCAGGGGGCGGGATTCCTCGACGCGCGCGCCGCCGTCGAGATGGCGCAGGCGGTTGCGAGCGGCGCGGCGGTTCCGCGATACGCCGCGCCTGCCGTTCCGGCCGAGGCAGTCGACCGCGTTGCCGCCGACCGGATGGTCTGGAGCGCCGCCGAGGCGCCCGCAGACGTGCTCTGGCGCGCCCCGGCGGGCCGCCGTCCCCGCGTGCTGCCGGAGGAGGAGCCGCGATGA
- the speY gene encoding deoxyhypusine synthase, with protein MPHRPSTNAQGAPSNAEGRAPGSPGRGPGQYLQGRQIRYYRPRGSADIRQLIDGGFQAFNAGRLSEACHIFADKMLAPASDTTIGLTVAGALTPAGLGGCVIELMERGLIDFMISTGANLYHDLHYALNFSLHRGSPFLDDVELYEQGIIRIYDVLFPATVLLETDAYIRDFLVRSRLAGPMSTSAFHYALGQDLLARNPECAEYSVVAKAAQCGVPVYTSSPGDSSIGMNIAYHELMNGGTLMIDPNRDVNEVCAIILAGHQNGCVILGGGSPKNFYLQGQPTLWEVYGIPKGGNDYFIQFTTDQVVWGGLSGATPAEAVSWGKVNPGVLPDTVVAYCDSTIAFPLFCEYAVGAEHNRRARRELVHKRDELVADLLKQARAAKTSKAGATHEPAEIDRHR; from the coding sequence ATGCCGCACCGCCCTTCGACAAATGCTCAGGGCGCCCCGAGCAACGCCGAGGGGCGGGCGCCCGGTTCGCCGGGACGCGGACCTGGTCAGTACCTCCAGGGCAGGCAAATCCGCTACTACCGTCCCCGCGGCAGCGCCGACATCCGGCAGCTGATCGACGGCGGCTTCCAGGCGTTCAACGCCGGGCGGCTGTCCGAAGCCTGCCACATTTTCGCCGACAAGATGCTGGCGCCGGCCAGCGACACGACGATCGGCCTCACCGTCGCCGGCGCGCTCACCCCCGCCGGTCTCGGCGGCTGCGTGATCGAGCTGATGGAGCGCGGCCTGATCGACTTCATGATCAGCACCGGCGCCAACCTGTACCACGATCTGCATTACGCGCTGAACTTCTCGCTCCACCGCGGGTCCCCCTTCCTGGACGACGTCGAGCTGTACGAGCAGGGAATCATCCGCATCTACGACGTCCTCTTTCCCGCGACGGTGCTGCTCGAGACCGACGCCTACATCCGCGACTTCCTGGTCCGCTCCCGGCTCGCCGGGCCGATGTCCACGTCGGCATTCCACTACGCGCTCGGTCAGGACCTCCTGGCGCGCAACCCGGAATGCGCCGAGTACTCGGTGGTCGCCAAGGCCGCGCAGTGCGGCGTGCCGGTCTACACCTCGTCTCCCGGCGACAGCTCCATCGGCATGAACATCGCCTACCACGAACTGATGAACGGCGGCACCCTGATGATCGACCCGAACCGCGACGTCAACGAGGTCTGCGCGATCATCCTGGCCGGTCACCAGAACGGCTGCGTGATCCTCGGCGGCGGATCGCCGAAGAACTTCTACCTGCAGGGGCAGCCCACGCTCTGGGAGGTCTACGGCATCCCCAAGGGGGGGAACGACTACTTCATTCAGTTCACCACCGATCAGGTCGTGTGGGGCGGCCTCTCCGGCGCCACGCCGGCCGAAGCGGTGAGCTGGGGCAAGGTGAATCCCGGCGTGCTCCCCGATACCGTCGTCGCCTACTGCGATTCGACCATCGCGTTTCCGCTGTTCTGCGAGTACGCGGTCGGCGCCGAACACAACCGGCGCGCGCGCCGCGAGCTGGTGCACAAGCGCGACGAGCTGGTGGCGGATCTCCTGAAACAGGCGCGCGCCGCGAAGACCTCGAAGGCCGGCGCGACCCACGAGCCTGCGGAGATCGATCGTCACCGATGA
- a CDS encoding sigma-54 dependent transcriptional regulator produces the protein MSNPDNLLTRRADAADVTAKFQSLVQSPLRAAILRFMCARPEETFDVEALMQTFGRMRLDVENCVRELVAFGITKKIPGPGAPKYGVVEPEHGVLRDLLDQFLERRATVSTEDRSPAVQRFREMIGRDEKMLVIFEWIRTAAKSDISVLILGPTGSGKELVARMIHELSRRGTHRFQAVNCAALPDTLFESEIFGYEKGAFTGAHDRKPGRLELANNGTLFLDEIGDMSLMAQAKLLRVLEERRFERLGGNTSIEVNFRLISATNRPLEQFVRDTRFREDLYYRVNAFSIRLPSLRERTSDIPVLAQRFLARYCAANGLPLDGKSFSKEAAEMMMNYHWPGNIRELESTVSRAALSSPGRVIRGTDIEFLHATEAPAESSRERLPSLADAERAHISRVLESVNWNKKQAAAVLEISRGTLYRKIVEYGLEEAPPPSRNRTNRSDG, from the coding sequence ATGTCTAATCCGGACAACCTGCTGACGCGGCGGGCCGACGCCGCCGACGTCACCGCGAAGTTCCAGTCGCTGGTGCAGTCGCCGCTGCGGGCCGCGATCCTGCGCTTCATGTGCGCGCGGCCGGAGGAGACCTTCGACGTCGAAGCGCTGATGCAGACGTTCGGCCGGATGCGGCTCGACGTCGAGAACTGCGTCCGCGAGCTGGTCGCGTTCGGCATCACCAAGAAGATCCCGGGACCGGGCGCGCCGAAGTACGGGGTGGTCGAGCCCGAGCACGGCGTGCTGCGCGATCTGCTCGACCAGTTCCTCGAGCGCCGCGCCACGGTGAGCACCGAAGACCGATCGCCGGCGGTGCAGCGCTTCCGCGAGATGATCGGCCGCGACGAGAAGATGCTGGTCATCTTCGAGTGGATCCGCACCGCCGCGAAGTCCGACATCTCGGTGCTGATCCTCGGGCCGACGGGATCCGGCAAGGAGCTCGTGGCGCGCATGATCCACGAGCTGAGCCGCCGCGGCACGCACCGCTTCCAGGCGGTGAACTGCGCCGCGCTGCCCGACACGCTGTTCGAGTCGGAGATCTTCGGCTACGAGAAGGGCGCGTTCACCGGGGCGCACGATCGCAAGCCGGGGCGGCTCGAACTCGCCAACAACGGCACGCTGTTCCTCGACGAGATCGGCGACATGTCGCTGATGGCGCAGGCCAAGCTGCTGCGCGTGCTCGAGGAGCGGCGCTTCGAGCGGCTCGGCGGCAACACCTCGATCGAGGTGAACTTCCGGCTGATCTCCGCGACCAACCGGCCGCTCGAACAGTTCGTCCGCGACACGCGCTTCCGCGAGGATCTCTACTACCGCGTCAACGCGTTCTCGATCCGCCTGCCCTCGCTGCGCGAGCGCACCTCGGACATCCCGGTCCTGGCGCAGCGCTTCCTGGCGCGCTACTGCGCCGCCAACGGCCTGCCGCTCGACGGCAAGTCGTTCTCCAAGGAAGCCGCCGAGATGATGATGAACTATCACTGGCCCGGGAACATCCGCGAGCTGGAGAGCACGGTCTCCCGGGCCGCGTTGTCCTCCCCCGGCCGCGTGATCCGCGGAACCGACATCGAGTTCCTGCACGCCACCGAGGCGCCGGCGGAGTCCTCGCGCGAGCGCCTGCCCTCGCTGGCCGACGCGGAGCGGGCGCACATCTCCCGCGTGCTCGAGAGCGTCAACTGGAACAAGAAACAGGCCGCCGCGGTTCTGGAGATCAGCCGCGGCACGCTGTACCGGAAAATCGTCGAATACGGCCTCGAAGAGGCGCCGCCGCCGTCCCGAAACAGAACAAACCGAAGCGACGGGTAG
- a CDS encoding HD domain-containing phosphohydrolase: protein MKALPLAARIYVCSIIGLGAGLLAAFFPKEFHHSAWLFLALLLLSSVTSVFKVNLPLARRSSTMSVSYAVDFAALLLLGPNETMLVAAASAFSQCTFRIKERNPIHRTLFSMACLIVTVQAAGVAYKWLGGSPGNVSTIDIAKPLVGAATVYFLFNTLTVATAIALSVKQPLMKVWNENFLWSAPSYFVGAGAAAGVSYIMSLQQQLVTLLPLLAAPLYLTYHTYKVYLGRVEDERRHTQEMADLHLATIEALALAIDAKDQTSQLHIRRVQLYAAALARGLGMSENEIQGVKTAALLHDIGKLAVPEHILSKPGPLTPEEFQKIRAHPKVGADIVSSVPFPYPVAPLILSHHERWDGKGYPAGLKGEEIPLGARILSVVDYFDALMAERPYHKAMTSEAALALLQQEAGKGLDPQVVAMFTDLLPALQQEARTLDQSVRREEQEDGTPEAQPATGLAPEVSKKNVFEDIALAHREIYALYEIAQAMGTSLGVSDTMALISAKLTNLVPFACVALFLYDEETETLRCRFATGTDADVIQQITVHSGEGLTGWVARNRRPLVNARPSADLDAAGLTQLSTSLQSALVCPLMFSERFIGTLSVYHTEAAFYRDDHRRLLDRVSEQAAAVINNSMLFEQTQEDSLTDPLTGLPNTRFLFMHLTRELARAERLKAEVSLMVMDLDHFKEINDNHGHHVGDRALCEVARVLRAAIRPYDICVRYAGDEFIVVLSGCSADEAEHKRQELQTAIDEVYFEARPGKRLQLGISIGSAVFPQDGESYEALLATADSRMYQDKSGRKRRPHRDHPGGPAAPGGGYSELTDLDIQRAVAGII from the coding sequence ATGAAGGCCCTCCCGCTCGCCGCGCGGATCTACGTCTGCTCGATCATCGGGCTCGGCGCCGGACTGCTCGCGGCGTTCTTCCCGAAGGAATTCCACCACAGCGCGTGGCTGTTCCTGGCGCTGCTGCTGTTGTCGTCGGTCACCTCGGTGTTCAAGGTGAACCTGCCGCTGGCGCGGCGGTCGTCGACGATGTCCGTGTCGTACGCGGTCGACTTCGCGGCGCTGCTGCTGCTTGGCCCGAACGAGACGATGCTGGTGGCGGCGGCGAGCGCCTTCAGCCAGTGCACGTTCCGCATCAAGGAGCGCAACCCGATCCACCGCACGCTCTTCAGCATGGCGTGCCTGATCGTCACGGTGCAGGCGGCGGGCGTGGCGTACAAGTGGCTCGGCGGATCGCCCGGGAACGTTTCGACGATCGACATCGCCAAGCCGCTGGTCGGCGCCGCGACGGTGTACTTCCTGTTCAACACCCTGACGGTCGCGACCGCCATCGCCTTGTCGGTGAAGCAGCCGCTGATGAAGGTGTGGAACGAGAATTTCCTGTGGAGCGCGCCGAGCTATTTCGTCGGCGCCGGCGCGGCCGCAGGCGTGTCGTACATCATGAGCCTGCAGCAGCAGCTGGTCACGCTGCTGCCGCTGCTCGCCGCGCCGCTCTATCTGACGTATCACACCTACAAGGTCTATCTCGGCCGCGTCGAGGACGAGCGCCGCCACACGCAGGAGATGGCGGACCTGCACCTGGCGACCATCGAGGCGCTGGCGCTCGCGATCGACGCGAAAGACCAGACCTCGCAGCTCCACATCCGCCGCGTGCAGCTCTATGCCGCCGCGCTGGCGCGCGGGCTCGGCATGAGCGAGAACGAGATTCAGGGCGTGAAGACCGCGGCGCTGCTGCACGACATCGGCAAGCTGGCGGTGCCCGAGCACATTCTCTCGAAGCCGGGGCCGCTCACGCCCGAGGAATTCCAGAAGATCCGCGCCCATCCGAAAGTCGGCGCCGACATCGTCAGCTCCGTCCCGTTCCCGTATCCGGTGGCGCCGCTGATCCTGAGCCACCACGAGCGCTGGGACGGCAAGGGATACCCGGCCGGGCTGAAGGGTGAAGAGATTCCGCTCGGCGCGCGCATCCTGTCGGTCGTCGACTACTTCGACGCGCTGATGGCGGAGCGTCCCTACCACAAGGCGATGACCTCGGAAGCGGCGCTGGCGCTGCTGCAGCAGGAGGCGGGCAAGGGGCTCGACCCGCAGGTCGTCGCGATGTTCACCGATCTGCTGCCGGCGCTGCAGCAGGAGGCGCGCACGCTCGACCAGAGCGTGCGGCGGGAGGAGCAGGAAGACGGCACGCCGGAAGCGCAGCCGGCGACCGGCCTGGCTCCCGAGGTGTCGAAGAAGAACGTCTTCGAGGACATCGCGCTGGCGCACCGCGAGATTTACGCGCTCTACGAGATCGCCCAGGCGATGGGCACCAGCCTGGGCGTCTCCGACACGATGGCGCTCATCTCGGCGAAGCTCACCAACCTGGTGCCGTTCGCGTGCGTCGCGCTGTTCCTCTACGACGAGGAAACGGAAACGCTGCGCTGCCGGTTTGCGACCGGCACCGACGCCGACGTCATTCAGCAGATCACCGTGCACAGCGGCGAAGGGCTCACCGGCTGGGTGGCGCGCAACCGCCGTCCGCTGGTCAACGCCCGGCCGAGCGCCGATCTCGACGCCGCGGGGCTGACCCAGCTGTCCACCAGCCTGCAATCGGCGCTGGTCTGCCCGCTGATGTTCAGCGAGCGCTTCATCGGTACTCTGTCCGTCTATCACACGGAGGCGGCGTTCTACCGGGACGATCACCGCCGGCTGCTCGACCGCGTGTCCGAACAGGCCGCCGCCGTCATCAACAACTCGATGCTGTTCGAGCAGACGCAGGAAGACTCGCTGACCGACCCGCTCACCGGGCTGCCCAACACGCGCTTCCTGTTCATGCACCTCACGCGCGAGCTGGCGCGCGCCGAGCGCTTGAAGGCCGAGGTCTCGCTGATGGTCATGGACCTCGACCACTTCAAGGAGATCAACGACAACCACGGCCACCACGTCGGCGACCGGGCGTTGTGCGAGGTGGCGCGCGTGCTGCGCGCCGCGATCCGCCCCTACGACATCTGCGTCCGCTACGCCGGCGACGAATTCATCGTCGTGCTGTCGGGCTGCAGCGCCGACGAGGCGGAGCACAAGCGCCAGGAGCTGCAGACGGCGATCGACGAGGTCTACTTCGAGGCGCGGCCGGGCAAGCGCCTGCAGCTCGGCATCTCGATCGGATCGGCGGTGTTTCCGCAGGACGGCGAATCGTACGAGGCGCTGCTCGCGACGGCAGACAGCCGCATGTATCAGGACAAGTCGGGGCGCAAGCGGCGCCCGCACCGGGATCATCCGGGCGGCCCGGCGGCCCCGGGCGGCGGCTATTCCGAGCTGACCGATCTGGACATCCAGCGCGCGGTCGCCGGGATTATCTAG
- the nagA gene encoding N-acetylglucosamine-6-phosphate deacetylase, translating into MIRITGADLVLPDRVAAGASLTIDGDRIAEVASEDRPPAGGSDLTFTFDDHYLVPGFIDVHVHGVEGIDTLDGEQAIAAIAERMPRFGVTAFCPTSLACDPPTLRRMLAGVRVARTTRPPGGARVLPAHLESNFINPEYKGAQPESCLRLPRPDSPRRSVAAAKGSAGEWTGADILAEIAAARPDVGIVTLAPELDGALDLIRDLVSHGHHVSLGHSAATYDQAMEGIRAGARQATHLFNRMPPLGHRAPGLTGAVLESDDVVVELICDGVHVHPAMMRMALAAKRPERVMAITDGTAGSGLPAGSTAAIGGYAISIRDAAYLADGTIAGSSLTMDRAFAKLTSEIGLSLSDAATVCATTPARALGLQGFGLIAPGAIADLVVLDRDLRVVQTWIGGVLAWQRELRQP; encoded by the coding sequence ATGATTCGCATCACCGGCGCCGATCTCGTCCTGCCCGACCGCGTCGCCGCCGGCGCAAGCCTCACCATCGACGGCGACCGGATCGCGGAGGTCGCCTCGGAGGACCGCCCGCCTGCCGGCGGAAGCGACCTGACGTTCACCTTCGACGATCACTACCTGGTGCCAGGGTTCATCGACGTGCACGTGCACGGCGTCGAGGGGATCGATACGCTGGACGGCGAACAGGCGATCGCGGCGATCGCGGAGCGGATGCCGCGCTTCGGCGTCACCGCCTTCTGCCCGACGTCGCTCGCCTGCGATCCGCCCACCCTGCGCCGCATGCTCGCCGGCGTTCGCGTCGCCCGCACGACGCGTCCGCCGGGCGGCGCCCGCGTGCTGCCGGCGCATCTCGAGAGCAATTTCATCAACCCCGAATACAAGGGCGCACAGCCGGAATCCTGCCTTCGCCTGCCGCGGCCGGATTCCCCGCGCCGAAGCGTCGCCGCGGCGAAGGGGAGCGCCGGGGAGTGGACCGGCGCCGACATCCTCGCCGAGATCGCCGCGGCGCGCCCCGACGTCGGGATCGTCACGCTCGCGCCGGAACTGGACGGCGCGCTGGATCTGATTCGCGATCTCGTGTCGCACGGGCATCACGTCTCGCTCGGCCATTCGGCCGCGACCTACGACCAGGCGATGGAAGGCATCCGCGCCGGCGCGCGCCAGGCGACCCACCTCTTCAATCGCATGCCGCCGCTCGGCCACCGCGCGCCCGGTCTCACCGGCGCCGTGCTCGAGTCGGACGACGTGGTCGTGGAGCTGATTTGTGACGGCGTCCACGTGCATCCGGCGATGATGCGCATGGCGCTCGCGGCCAAGCGTCCCGAGCGCGTGATGGCGATCACGGACGGCACCGCGGGTTCCGGACTGCCCGCCGGCTCGACCGCGGCGATCGGCGGCTATGCCATCAGCATCCGCGACGCCGCCTACCTGGCCGACGGCACCATCGCCGGCAGCTCGCTGACGATGGATCGCGCGTTTGCCAAGCTGACCTCCGAGATCGGGCTGAGCCTCTCGGATGCGGCGACCGTCTGCGCGACGACCCCCGCGCGCGCCCTGGGGCTGCAGGGATTCGGCCTGATCGCCCCAGGGGCGATCGCCGATCTGGTCGTCCTCGACCGCGACCTTCGCGTCGTCCAGACGTGGATCGGCGGCGTTCTGGCCTGGCAGCGGGAACTTCGGCAACCCTGA